Part of the Desulfovibrio litoralis DSM 11393 genome is shown below.
AAAGCACTCTTAGATGTACAAATTGCTGAAATAAAAATAAAAGATGAGGCTATTTGGACTGTCGTTGATAGTTTGCTAAATAATTCTGTTGACCACAAAATAGAACACCCTACTAACGGAGCAATTTTGTATCACTTTGGCATGATTAAGTGGTATGAATCATTTCTAGATATAGGGTTTATCTCTGATTTTATTAACAAACTTAACAATAGCGACTATCTCTTCATTCGCATTGGTGAAAGCATCGACGATATTGAAAAGAACGGAGAGTTTGTAGATAATCCTTTTAATATCGAAGTGATAAGTACAATTCAATATGATTTGTCTCAAGATGATTTGCCTGATGCTACAGCAACTAATATGCTAAATCAGGACAGTAACCAATAGGTTTAATTTACAATAACTTAAAACACTACACACATAACACTAAAGGCGTATCCAAACAGGGTACGCCTTTTTTATTGGAGATTAAAATGAATGAAACAATAGGTTTACTACAAACTTTACAAACCACCGAGTTTGATGCTGGCACGGTATTTAGTGGCACTCCCTCAGGAAAAATGATTCAGGCGTATGCGGAGTCAACGGCTTTTACACCAGCTCTTAACCCGCATTATATCTTTCATGAAAGCAGTCGAGATCTGGCTTTATGGTTTATTGAAGCTTCCGATCCGCTTTATGTATTTGGTCCCACTGGTGCTGGTAAAACCAGTTGTATCAAACAGTTAGCAGCACGTTTAAACTATCCTGTGTTTGAAGTGACCGGGCATGGACGTTTAGAATTTCCTGAACTTGTCGGGCATCTTACGGTTCAAGATGGGAATATGAGCTTTCAATATGGACCATTAGCCTTAGCCATGAAATTTGGCGGAGTATTTTTACTGAATGAAATCGACCTATTAGAACCTTCAACAGCAGCCGGGCTAAACGGTATTTTGGACGGACAGCCTCTTTGTATTGCGGAAAATGGCGGAGAATTGATTTTACCACATGCGATGTTTCGCTTTGCAGCCACTGCCAACTCTAACGGCGGTGCTGATGAAAGCGGTTTATATCAAGGAGTTTTGCGTCAAAATATTGCGTTAATGGATAGATTCTGGCTCTGCGAAGTAACTTATCCCAAAGCTGAAACAGAAGAGCTTTTATTGAAAAAATCTACCTCAAAGTTACCAGATGAAATTATAAAAAAGATGGTGGAATTTGCCAATGAGGTACGCCATTTGTTTATGGGAGATAATAGCTATAATTCCAATAGCATAGAGATAACATTCTCTACTCGCACTCTACTGCGTTGGGCAGAACTGACAGTACGCTATCAACCTTTATCCAGACAGGGCATTCAGCCAATTGAATACGCTTTAGATCGAGCCATTGGCTTTCGTGCCTGTCGTGAAACGCGTGCGATGTTGCATGAGTTGGTTCAACGTATTTTCCCTAATTTTGATAATAAATAAAGTCAAGGAGTTAACATGCAAACCCATACAGCAATACTTAGTAATTTATTGGTTTTTAATCTTGAGGTGAATATTTGGTCAGCTCGCAAAAAGCTCATTCCACATGACCTTGGTGATGCTGAACTGCCACCAGATGAGTTAGCTTCGCTTGGTAGTAAGAAAATATGTTCACCTGAAGAACTCAGGATTTTCGGGACTTTAAAAGCCAGAGCTGTCAGTTTATTAGACCGAAACGGTGTTCGCTTTTTAAGTGGTTGGGCTATTCCCACAGCTAAAGCAGAAGAAATAAATCAGGAACTTGCACTAATCCAAGCAGAGTTTATGACAGCAAAAGATAGTTTTTTACAACGTTATGATGCGACAGTTGCGGACTGGGTTGCCAAACATCCGAACTGGGAAAATATGCTAACAAATTCAATAGTAAACAAAGATTATGTGCGTTCAAAACTGGGTTTTCGTTGGCAGTTATTTAAGGTCGAAACGCCAGATGCCAATCTCAATAGCTCTATAGATGCGATGTTGCAAGAAGATGTGGGCAAACTTGGTTCAACACTTTTTGATGAAGTCGCGAAGGCCGCTACAGAAGCTTGGAATCGCTGTTATGCTGGCAAGACAGAGCTTACACGCAAGGCTTTGTCCCCGTTAAAGGCTATTTATAACAAGCTGATTGGATTAACTTTTATTGAACCTAGGGTTGCACCGATTGCAGATATTATTGAAACCGCATTTCAAAGTTTACCACGGCGTGGCATATTACGGGGTGCTAGCTTGTTCATGCTACAAGGACTTGTAATGTTGTTACAAAACCCTACTGCCTTAATGCAACACGGGCAAATGATTTTAGATGGAGTGCAACAATCTGATGATATTTTAGCCACTTTTACACAAAATAATAGTTTGGAAATGACAAATATCAATCAAGAGCAAGATGACAATGACAACCTGAGTGAACTTGATGAAGAGCCTTTATTTGTAGATGAAGAGTTAAAAGAGTTACCACCAGTTTTAGATAGTTATGGCTTGTGGTAAAAAATATAATGATAACCTTACAAAAGCTCTGATGCTCACTGCACCAGGGCTTTTGTATTTTAAATAATCAATTGCAATATGTTAACAGGAGTTTTTATGAAAAATAAAGACATTATTAATGCCTTACCTTTAGTCGCAGGCATTTTAGGTCGTAAATATGGAATCAATGTAGAAATTGGCGGAGAAACAGCCTATACAGACGGAAACACTATTTATCTTCCTGATTTACCCATTGATTCTGATGCAAATTTGTTGGGTTTTGCCAGAAGTTTTTTAGACCATGAAGCTGCCCACATTCGCGAAACAGACTTTAACGCCTTAAAAGTCAATAAGTTAGATATGTTAGAAAAACATATTTGGAATATATTAGAAGATTATCGGGTTGAGCACAAACTCGCAAACATATTCCCAGGTTGTCGACATAACTTTAACTGGTTGATTAAAAAGATTTTTCTTGAGGAATATAATCTTACAACAAAGCAAGCAAACAGCTTGGAAACGCTCTCTGGTGTAGACACTTCACAAAACACAGAAGCTCATATCACGCAAGACCTGCTCAACTGGATGCTTCTAAAAGTACGCTCTTGGGACGTTCCTGAGCTTCAAGCAAATGTTTGTAAATTGGAAAACAATATTAACAGCTCGTTACCTGATTTATTGTCCAAGCTTGAACTTGTTTTAGCAACAGTGCCAACCAGTTGCAAGAATACACAAGACTGTATTCTGATTGCAAAAGAACTAGTTAAAATTCTTAAAAAATATCTTAAAAGCATTGAAGTTCAGGATCAAGAAAAAGCTGGTTTAACAAGCTCAGGCGTAAAAGATACTAGCATTGAAGCCTTAAAAGCGTTGCTGTCTAACAACTTGGTTTTACCTGATGATTTGAGTACCAGCATTGCCAAAGAATTGAGCCGTGTTTCTCGATGTCCAAAAGATACTTATTCCGTCGCAATTGAAACTCAAAAAAGTAGTATCAAGCTATCTTCTGAAAGTATTGCCCGTGCAAAAATGACAAGTACAGCTCTACGCACTCGTTTACAGGCACTTTTACAAAGTAATGTAAATGCGAAAAATCGTTTGGGTTACACTGGAAGGCTAAATAATCAACAAATTCATCGCTTGAGTATAGGAAATGCAAAAATCTTTAAACGCCAAGGTATAAAGCAAGGTGTTGATACTGCTGTACATATTCTCATTGACAGTTCTGGTTCTATGCACAGCGAATTAGCACTCGCCTCAGAAAGCTGTTTTGCTGTGGCTTCTGCTTTATATAGCCTGCCAAAAGTTAAGGTGGCAGTTACTTCGTTTCCAGGTGAGATGGTTGCAACGCCTAAAGGCGATAAATCCTACATCAGTGTGGGTACAATCCTTAAACACGGCGAAAAGCTACATAATAAATTCCGTATTTCAGCTAATGGTGGAACGCCTATGGCTGAAGCACTTTGGTGGACTTTTCAAAAAATGCAAGCACTGCCTGAGAAACGTAAAATAATCCTGCTCATTACAGATGGCAAACCTGATTTTATTACAGCAACAGAACAGGCCATACGCACTGCACAACATATTAATGTTGAAGTCTACGGAATTGGTATTGGTGATAATACGATTCAAGCTTTACTACCAGATACAAGCCAATATATTGATAATATTAATAATCTAGTACCCGTAATGTTTCAGCTTTTACAAAAAGCCTTGGTGCGTTTTAGATAACCAATAAAAATATATTGTTTTAATTAACTGTATTTAATGGTTAATTTTCTTTGATTAACATTCTAACCAAACTGGAGCTTCTATGAATCGTTTACTTATTTTACTTGTGGGCTGTGCTATTGGTTATGTCGTTGGTGGCTATGTCGACGGCGTTACCGGAGATAATGAAAAACCTGAAACTACACTCCCTGAGGAGGTAAAACCTGAACCGTTTTAGCCTTCACAGGACAAAAAACAAAGAGTTTTAATATGAAAAACTAAGGAGTCAAAATGAATCAACAAAATAAAATTCCAATATCAGAACCTAATGTAAACATAGGGGTCTTAATTAAATACCTTCCAGTCATTGTGCAATCGCTACGCTACCTGCGTAAAGTTGCCTCAAATATCGGCAAAAAGGATAGGGGATAGGGGGTAAAAAAATCATAACACCAGATCTTGTGCTTACAGGGTCTGGTGTTACAGCTTTTGTCTGACGAGCCGTGAACCTTTATTCACTGTTGTATAAAAACTGATTAATCTAGTTTAAAGTTAGTGAGTTGTACTAGTTCAGATCAGAACAACATTCTGCTTTAACTATTTTTACGTCTTTCCATTCGCATAACTTGCTTAAACTCCTCAGTTATTAAAGGCTTGTGCGTCACTGTACTGATTATAGCGAATCATAACACCATTTTTTTTGTTTATTACTAAAATTATTCACATCACAAAAATGGACTAAACCAGATTCAAAACTATTAATTTGTTTAGCTCATAGTTCTGTGGCTTTAGCTAAAAATCAACAGTACCAGTAAAAACTTAATAGGTACCTACTATCTTGAACACCCATAGCTTCTAACCCTTTTAGGGTTATTGCCCTTGGTGTTTTCTTTAGCTAGGTAACTGGCATGGAGTATACAGTTTTCTAACTTTTCTTGATAAGCTGGATCATCTTTGCGAAGCATGTGTGGGGTAGAGGAGTAATCAACTAAGCCTGAAGCCTCACTGCTAATCACCTCCTCCCAGATACGGGTGGCCTCTTTCATAATACCATGCTGGTTTTGTATTTTATTGCCATTTAATGTTGGCATAACATGGTAATGGTGGTTCTTAGAGGTGTTTTGTTCTCTAACCCATGTATAATCAATTATCTTTTTATCTTTTTCAAGATATTTGGTGAACCTGTCCATAAAAATAGTAATATCTTTATTGTTTGTTGAGCTGATTTGTGTTTGTGGATATGTAAGAGAAAAGTTAACAACAAAAACTTTATTATGCTTAGCTGTACTTGTTTCTATCTGGTTAATAACTGTATCCAGTATTTTTTTATTACATTTCAATTGCTCATTAGCCATAATCTTATAGCCTCTGTATTCTTGGGTATATTTTATATTTGGTTTGAACATGATAAAATCCTTATTTTTGTTTGTTAAATGTTTTTAGTTGTAGCTATAGTTAAAGTAGCTGATACTTTTATAGTTATATAAATTGTATAGTTAATTTATAGCTTTATATAATTTTAATTTTTAATTTAGTTTTTAGTTTAGTTATTACAAATAACCTATTAACTGCTTTCATAATATGTCCCATGGGTACATAATATAAATATTTGAGTCTTCCGCAATTCAGGGATAAATTGATTTTCCGAATTAATTAAGCATGCTATAGATAATGAATCCCCCATGGCGATTAAATTCCGTGGGGGATCCGTTTGGCTAATACATAGGCTGGTTTCGGCTAAATTTTTGGTCTGAACATACTGGTCGTAGTTTTAGGTTTGGCAACTTTGGGTAGAATATTCTTAAAGTGCTGTGTATTTTGGGCAGAGGTCATTTTAGCTCGAAGCCATTCAATAAAATCTTCTCTACGGTAGGCAATCTTTTGGCCATAACGTACCCGGTCTTTAGGCCCTTTGCCCAGGCTATCTTCGTTGGCCAAGGTCTTTCTGGAAACCAGGCCTCCAGTAAGTTCTGCAACATGAGCTCTGGCTATAACCGGTGGCAACGCCTGACTAAGCTGTGAAATGAACTTGTTAATATTTTCCATATATTACTCCTTAGGTGTACTTACATAATATATGGTGAAGAAATATAAAAATAATTATCTTGAAACAAACATGCCCAATATTCAAAACTCAGAAATTCAACATGTTGATTTTATTTGTTATATTATATGCGATTCGACCATTGCGCCCAAAAGCGAACAAAAATGGCAGCAAAAGGCTGGTTTCGCCCATTGCTGCCATTACGATTATTGTTAAGATTTAAGACTGCTTTTTATACTATAAAAAGACAGTAAAAATATATTGTGATGTTTATACTCTTAAACTATAGCGAGTGCTTTTGCCTTCGCCGATTTTATTTATTTT
Proteins encoded:
- a CDS encoding VWA domain-containing protein: MKNKDIINALPLVAGILGRKYGINVEIGGETAYTDGNTIYLPDLPIDSDANLLGFARSFLDHEAAHIRETDFNALKVNKLDMLEKHIWNILEDYRVEHKLANIFPGCRHNFNWLIKKIFLEEYNLTTKQANSLETLSGVDTSQNTEAHITQDLLNWMLLKVRSWDVPELQANVCKLENNINSSLPDLLSKLELVLATVPTSCKNTQDCILIAKELVKILKKYLKSIEVQDQEKAGLTSSGVKDTSIEALKALLSNNLVLPDDLSTSIAKELSRVSRCPKDTYSVAIETQKSSIKLSSESIARAKMTSTALRTRLQALLQSNVNAKNRLGYTGRLNNQQIHRLSIGNAKIFKRQGIKQGVDTAVHILIDSSGSMHSELALASESCFAVASALYSLPKVKVAVTSFPGEMVATPKGDKSYISVGTILKHGEKLHNKFRISANGGTPMAEALWWTFQKMQALPEKRKIILLITDGKPDFITATEQAIRTAQHINVEVYGIGIGDNTIQALLPDTSQYIDNINNLVPVMFQLLQKALVRFR
- a CDS encoding DUF3150 domain-containing protein, whose translation is MQTHTAILSNLLVFNLEVNIWSARKKLIPHDLGDAELPPDELASLGSKKICSPEELRIFGTLKARAVSLLDRNGVRFLSGWAIPTAKAEEINQELALIQAEFMTAKDSFLQRYDATVADWVAKHPNWENMLTNSIVNKDYVRSKLGFRWQLFKVETPDANLNSSIDAMLQEDVGKLGSTLFDEVAKAATEAWNRCYAGKTELTRKALSPLKAIYNKLIGLTFIEPRVAPIADIIETAFQSLPRRGILRGASLFMLQGLVMLLQNPTALMQHGQMILDGVQQSDDILATFTQNNSLEMTNINQEQDDNDNLSELDEEPLFVDEELKELPPVLDSYGLW
- a CDS encoding AAA family ATPase, which produces MNETIGLLQTLQTTEFDAGTVFSGTPSGKMIQAYAESTAFTPALNPHYIFHESSRDLALWFIEASDPLYVFGPTGAGKTSCIKQLAARLNYPVFEVTGHGRLEFPELVGHLTVQDGNMSFQYGPLALAMKFGGVFLLNEIDLLEPSTAAGLNGILDGQPLCIAENGGELILPHAMFRFAATANSNGGADESGLYQGVLRQNIALMDRFWLCEVTYPKAETEELLLKKSTSKLPDEIIKKMVEFANEVRHLFMGDNSYNSNSIEITFSTRTLLRWAELTVRYQPLSRQGIQPIEYALDRAIGFRACRETRAMLHELVQRIFPNFDNK
- a CDS encoding YagK/YfjJ domain-containing protein — translated: MFKPNIKYTQEYRGYKIMANEQLKCNKKILDTVINQIETSTAKHNKVFVVNFSLTYPQTQISSTNNKDITIFMDRFTKYLEKDKKIIDYTWVREQNTSKNHHYHVMPTLNGNKIQNQHGIMKEATRIWEEVISSEASGLVDYSSTPHMLRKDDPAYQEKLENCILHASYLAKENTKGNNPKRVRSYGCSR